The genomic region ACATTTGATCGAGAGTGACCCAATCGGGATTCCATCCTCCTGCCACAGCACATAAAGAATACGCCCCTGGGCTCCATTGAACGCATCAATATTCTTTTCACTGAGAATCTTCTCAAAGATCCGGTCTCCAAGCTGTTTTATTTTGGTAACAAGAAATCCTCCATTCATTTCCATACAAAAGCTCCTATATAGTAGTTTATCAAATCATACTATATAGGAGCTTTGTTGCCAACAGTTTGTATGTCTAAATAGAGGTAAATTCAAATTTATCAACCACTATTTCCACAAAAGCCTCCCACCAAAATGATGGAAGGCTTTCTAAACAATTTATCTAAATTCAACAACTTCCTTTTAAACCTACTTTTTCTCATTTTTAGTATCAAAACAGTATCACTAAGGAGCTTTTTGCTTCCGTAAACCGTTGTAATATTGTATTTTCAACGATTTTACGGAAGAAACATTTTTGTTACTCTACTCCCACTCAATCGTAGCAGGCGGTTTTGAGGTTATGTCGTAGACGATTCGATTGTGCTGCATTTTGCGCAGCCGCCGCCTGACAAAAGCGTCCCTCGGAACGTATTGCCCGAAAGTCCGTCTATATGCACTTGAGCGAATTTTCCTATGAGCGATTGACGCGCGGCAAAAGCTATGCGTTCGTCTTGTTCGGTTTTCCCTAAAAGTTCATTCTTATCGTCGCGCGAAACGCTTTCAACAAGAACCTTTACGGTTTTACCGACGCGCAGTTCCATTTCTTTTCTGGTGATTTCAAGCTGCAAATCGATCACTTTTTGAAGGCGTTCTTTTTTTACCTTTAGAGGAATCTGATCGGGAAACATCGCCGCAGGCGTTCCTTCCCGCGGATTAAAATAATACATAAAAGCCGCTTCATAACGGACTTCTCGCATCAAAGAAAGCGTCGCTTCAAAATCTTCTTCGGCTTCGCCGGGAAAGCCTATCATTATATCCGTAGTCAAAGACACATCGGGAAGTTTTTTACGCATGAGGCTTACCAATTCCAGATATTCTTCGCGGGTATGACCGCGGTTCATCTTCTGTAAAATTCTGCTTGATCCGTGCTGAACCGCAAGGTGTATGTGACGGCACAAGACAGGATTCGCCGCGATAACGTCGAGTATTTCAGGAGAAAGATTTTTAGGATGACTTGACACAAATCTTACCCACTCGATTGAAGAGGAAGTTTGCTTAAGGTGATCCGCTATGCGCTGTAAGAGAGACGCAAAATCGCATCCTTCGTGGCGGTATGCGTTTACGGTCTGACCTAAAAGCGTTATTTCCTTTACCTTGTAGGAAGAAAGCACATCTATTTCTTTGATTATTTCTTCTACAGGGCGGGAAACTTCTCGGCCGCGAACATATGGAACTATGCAAAAAGTGCAAAAATGATCGCAGCCGTGCATTATCGGAACAAAGGCGGTAAAGGCGCCCGGCTCGTAAGAAAGAGGAGCGAACTTGTACTTAGCCGAATTGTCAAGGTCGGTGGGAAGATCTCTTTCTTCAATTTCGCTTATTATGCGACCGAACTGCGACTTGGCGAAGGTTCCTACAACATAGTCTATTACCGGATAGTCTTGCTTTAAAGAATGAAGCAAACGCTCGGCCATGCAGCCCATAACTATGACAGTTATCGGCTTAGGGCATCCCTTAACCAAGCGCGCGGCGTCTTCAAGGCTTTTGGATTTTGCGCCGGGTTCGCAGCTGCGTAAAGATTTCAGGCCTTGAAACCAGCCCAATCTGCCGAAAATACGGTTTTCGGCCGTAGCTCTTACGGAACAGGTGTTTATTATTGCGCAGTCGGCTGTCTGCGCCGAATCCGCCTTTGTCCATCCTCGGGCAAGAAAAAGCTGTTCCACAGCGGAGGATTCGGCAAAATTCATCTGGCAGCCGTATGTTTCAAAATAATAAGTCATTAAATATCCTAATAAAATTTTAATCCTGCGGCGTTTGCCGAAGGGTCGATTCTTTCAAGTTTAAAACGGATCGCAGCTTCCGTATTCGGCGCAGGCGTATGCGTTGTGAGCATGTATGCTCTCTTCATTTTCCGCTTCTACTCGAAACCAAGCGAAGGGCCTTTCCACGGGAAATTTCTTTAAAGCCAGATAGACTTCGCGCACGATATCTTCAACAAAGCGAGGGTTGTCGTAGGCTCTTTCTGTAACGAATTTTTCATCGGGGCGTTTAAGCAAAGAATATAGCGCGGACGAAGCGCATTGTTCAACGGCAAAAATCAAATCTTCGATCCAAAAAAAATCCGAATACAAAAGCTTTACGCGTACGTGTCCCCTCTGGTTGTGAGCTCCTCTGGCGCTGATCGCCTTGGAACACGGGCAAAGAGTTGTAACGGGAACGTCTACCGAAATAAAAAAATTATGGAAATCTTTGCCTGCTATGCCCTCGTAAGAACACTTATAGCACATTATTGCGCTCTCTTTTGTAACGGGTGCGTGTTTTTCAATAAAATAGGGAAAGGTAACTACGCCGTAAGCTCGCTCGGCTTCAAGTTTTTTTCTCATCTCCTCGAGCATTGAAAGAAAGTGGGTTAAGCTTAAGTCTTTATGGTACTTATGGAAAATTTCAATAAAACGGCTCATATGAGTGCCTTTAAAATGCTGAGGAAGATTTACATAAAGTTCCACGTCGGCAGTAGTGTGCTGAGTGTTTTTGCTTTTATCCAAAACCTGAATGGGATATTTTACGCCCTTTACCCCCACTTTTTGCAGCGGGATTTTACGAAAGTCGCTTTCATTTTGTATGTCCGGCATTGAATTTTTATTCGTCATATTATCCTTGTGCGCCGTTGCCGCCGTCTTTACAGGGTTTCAGGCGAGGCGGGCGGCGTTTTTTTTAAATCGGCGCCGGCCGCAGCGTTTTGAGCTGTTTCACGAGTGCCGACCGCAACATTTTGTGCCGCTTCAAGCGTGTTGGAAAGAAGCATCGCAATAGTCATGGGCCCTACTCCGCCGGGAACGGGAGTAATATACGAAGCGACTTCTTTTACCCGCTCAAAATCAACGTCTCCGGTAAGGCGAAAGCCTGATTTTTTAGAGCCGTCGGGAATTCTGTTGACTCCCACGTCTATTACGGCTGCGCCGCTTTTAACCATGTCCGCCGTTACCGTCAAAGGTTTTCCCGCCGCGGCAATCAGTATGTCCGCGCTGCGAGTAATTTCAGAAAGGTTTTTCGTTCCCGTATGGCAAATCGTTACCGTGCAATTATATTCTTTTTGCGTAAGTAAAACGGAAACGGGCTTCCCTACGATATTCGAGCGGCCTATAACTACGGCATGAGCTCCGTCGGTCTTAATACCGCTTTTTTTTAAAAGAACAAGAATTCCGTGCGGCGTACAAGGCAAAAAAGCCTTTTTCCCTATCATCATCTTGCCGACGTTCAAAGGATGAAAACCGTCGACGTCTTTTTCAGGTGAAATTTCAAGAAGAACTTTTTCTTCGCTTATATGAACAGGCAGCGGAAGCTGAACAAGAATGCCGTGAACGCTTTTTTCCTCGTTCAGCTTTTTTATAAGACGCAAAAGCTCGTGCTCGGGAACGTCCTCCTGAAGCCGAAAGGAAAGATCTTTCATTCCCGCTTCGACGAGCGCCTTCTTTTTCCCCGTAACATAAGAGACGCTTGCAGGATCCGAACCCACAAGGATGACCGCAAGACAGGGAATAATTCCTCTCTTCTTAAGTTCAAGAACTTTTTTACCGATATCCGCTCTGATATCCTCTGCAATTTTTTTTCCGTCTATAACAGTCGCGCTCATTATTTCTCCGTTGTGTAACCTGCCGAAAACATAAAGGTTTACAAGTTGATAAAAGGCTTAAAAAAATATAATATAAGCAAAATATACCCGATCTTTGTGAAAAATTCTATCCGCAGCTTTAAGGCGCGCATCTTCTATGACGCATAGAGTTCCGGCGGCGGAATGAGATCTTGAAGATCTTTAACTGAAAATAAAGGATACCTTAAGCATGAAACGATTTTTGTATTCGCTGCTGCTCATTTTTTTAAGCGCGTCGTTTATGTACGCGCAAAAGTCCGGCGACGAAGACGACGGCGGGGACTATTACGAACCGTCCTATGACTATA from Treponema parvum harbors:
- the miaB gene encoding tRNA (N6-isopentenyl adenosine(37)-C2)-methylthiotransferase MiaB is translated as MTYYFETYGCQMNFAESSAVEQLFLARGWTKADSAQTADCAIINTCSVRATAENRIFGRLGWFQGLKSLRSCEPGAKSKSLEDAARLVKGCPKPITVIVMGCMAERLLHSLKQDYPVIDYVVGTFAKSQFGRIISEIEERDLPTDLDNSAKYKFAPLSYEPGAFTAFVPIMHGCDHFCTFCIVPYVRGREVSRPVEEIIKEIDVLSSYKVKEITLLGQTVNAYRHEGCDFASLLQRIADHLKQTSSSIEWVRFVSSHPKNLSPEILDVIAANPVLCRHIHLAVQHGSSRILQKMNRGHTREEYLELVSLMRKKLPDVSLTTDIMIGFPGEAEEDFEATLSLMREVRYEAAFMYYFNPREGTPAAMFPDQIPLKVKKERLQKVIDLQLEITRKEMELRVGKTVKVLVESVSRDDKNELLGKTEQDERIAFAARQSLIGKFAQVHIDGLSGNTFRGTLLSGGGCAKCSTIESSTT
- the folE2 gene encoding GTP cyclohydrolase FolE2 — its product is MTNKNSMPDIQNESDFRKIPLQKVGVKGVKYPIQVLDKSKNTQHTTADVELYVNLPQHFKGTHMSRFIEIFHKYHKDLSLTHFLSMLEEMRKKLEAERAYGVVTFPYFIEKHAPVTKESAIMCYKCSYEGIAGKDFHNFFISVDVPVTTLCPCSKAISARGAHNQRGHVRVKLLYSDFFWIEDLIFAVEQCASSALYSLLKRPDEKFVTERAYDNPRFVEDIVREVYLALKKFPVERPFAWFRVEAENEESIHAHNAYACAEYGSCDPF
- a CDS encoding bifunctional 5,10-methylenetetrahydrofolate dehydrogenase/5,10-methenyltetrahydrofolate cyclohydrolase codes for the protein MSATVIDGKKIAEDIRADIGKKVLELKKRGIIPCLAVILVGSDPASVSYVTGKKKALVEAGMKDLSFRLQEDVPEHELLRLIKKLNEEKSVHGILVQLPLPVHISEEKVLLEISPEKDVDGFHPLNVGKMMIGKKAFLPCTPHGILVLLKKSGIKTDGAHAVVIGRSNIVGKPVSVLLTQKEYNCTVTICHTGTKNLSEITRSADILIAAAGKPLTVTADMVKSGAAVIDVGVNRIPDGSKKSGFRLTGDVDFERVKEVASYITPVPGGVGPMTIAMLLSNTLEAAQNVAVGTRETAQNAAAGADLKKTPPASPETL